The DNA window tgataacccgtctccttcctgaatATTGCATCTGAGCATTCCCATGGCGGAGATCTTGTATTTgttgttcttgtatttttacctttttatttaaagactaGCTAATTTTGGTCTATAAAACCTACTGGAACATTTGTTGTTCTGCTCTTACTGGAAAGATGTGATGAACATAGTTCCCCTGTGGTAGCATATTAGTTTATAATACCAATTATGGTTtcttatttcagatattttatccAGAAACCACAGATGTGTATGACCGCAAAAACATGCCCAAGGTGGTGTACTGCATACATGCACTGAGGTAAGATGGAAACAGattctttttatgcatttctttgttctttcagataaaatggaaattagtTACTAACtagattcaaataaaaactagcttattttgttcagctgtttgctttttatgttcTTGGCAGTGACACTTGGTCTAAATGAGATTATGTTACCTTTACACTTTTGttgctgtgaaaaaaatattttgggctgtcatgaaaagatttttccatccaaaaaaaaagaaagaaacggAGCCAAGAAATTTAAGTGTAGCCATGTTCCAATGCTGagttttggtttttgctttaaaatacagCTCACAAAATGGCCTAGGATAAAGTTTTGCAAGGACCTACAAAATTAGGCAAAACCTTCCACAAATTGGCTCACTGAGCGTGTGTAGACATAAGGATCAGACTGTAGCGTTGTAAAGTCTGATGGAATCATGGATCAGGAGATAAGATTAGTTAGAAATACCTTTACCCATATAAAAATAAACGGTAAGATAAcccaaaagtaaataaagataCAGCTTAAAAATACAGACCTAATAAGCATCCTCCAGGATccatttaatgttattttaaaagcagaaatggtgCTGGGAAGGGatatgaaactgaaactgaaaaaaaaacaactgtattTCTGCTCTGATAATGCAGTGGGTTCACTTCCTGTCCAAGAgacattttacagtttgtagCAAATGAATATAACTCATACATGACATCCTATGGAAATAGGATGGTAATacaattttctgtttcacagtCATTTTCTAAGTTAAACATTgttataaacaataatttaagtcttccagctgataaataaaaaaaaaaaattctttataaatttaaatttgtacaGTTTATTGTTTAAGCTGCAGAACAGTTCTTGTCCTTATAGCTTCATTACTTGGTTTCCTTTTTGGTGTTTAGGAATGTGTTTAGGGTAAAAATAATTCTTACTGTTGTAAACAAATGTATCCTTATGTGAGCCGCTTActtttgatttgtgaaaaccAAATTAATTACAGGATCTATTTTAGTCTTTTATCCATGTGCTCATCCAAACTGCGTTTTAGGGAGTGGGTTTGTGAGCTTCCTggattgttttctgtgttgtagTGTTTCGGTCAGGTCCTGGGAGAATTGGTTTCCTTCCCTCCATATTCACACACGTGCACTTCCTTCCTGCATGTCCAACAAAAGTCCTGCAAAGCAGAGAGACAAAGTAAAAGCAGTAGGTGTTTCACACGTGGACTGttaaaaactgaagtgaaaCTAAAATTCACTTGAGAAACATGGTGTATTTTGAACCTCTGCTGAGGGCACtattggaaaataataataattaaaagcaaacagaCTGGGGAGAGGCAGTCGCTCCAAGCCCTGTCAGGTAATTGTTAGCGCTGCCTTCATTACCCTGAGTCAGCTGTTAGCATCGATGTCTGAACCTAAATCAGCTGCCTGAGTGTCAAAACACTACCCTTTGTATAAGCAAATTTTAAATGGGTGTTTGAACCCCCCCATGTTCCAAGGACAGAGTGCAGCGAATGTTTACTCAGACACGTACAAAGTGATCAAAGGGCAGGATAGTTACAAGCTGCTGACCTACAACTCCTCTGTTTAGAGCTGTCCTGATGCCAAACCTCCACAAATATCTATAATTCATCACCACTTATCAGATACCTGAGGGAAGATGAAAGTTTAATGCAGTTTCCAGTCACCTGCCTGTTGATTTCACAGCTTTGTATGTAGTCTGCTGGCTGTCCTCAGGTAGTGCACTGTGTAACACGATCCAATGCTACCCTCCAGTGGTGTAAGGCAGGTGGGCCTCAATAGCAACAAgcatgagagaaaaacaaacatgggtTGTTCAACTTTGTGTCAGTGCTCCTTATTGTTGAGGCTTCTGATTGCTTTTAACCCAAGTGTTTTGTGTCTGTCACGGTTTGTCTCAGCTTGTACTTGTACAAACTGGGGATTGCACCACAGATTCAGGACCTGCTGGGGAAAGTCGCCTTTACAGGTAAGAGAATGTTGAAAACATGGACAgcacataaaatattaaaaaatgttcttaaagacAAAAGTGAACTATTTATTACTACCCTTTTAGATAACTGTTTTGCTCTGACTGCATGACACCCGTTTGTAATGTGTCTTTAGGACAACAATCACTTAACGAAGTTCGATTTGTTTCATTAAACAGCTCATGTGTTCACATTTATTGATACATAATGATGCCCTCATTGAATAaacggtaaaaaaaatactgaaactaTACCAATAATACGGACAGATTTTGGGATTTATTGTGAAAACGATAAATCTAAATTATCATGATTTTATTACGATAAATGATACACAATACAATAAATGCTCACCCCTAACAGAAGCCATCATAAACTATTACCATTCTAGAGGACAGTTATCTTTTCAAtcaagttttctttgtttttaaatttattttaaaaacataaatcacaGGTGCTTTCAAGCATACTTTGTGTGAGAGGGTACACATGTTTAAACAGCTTGTTACTATTGGCTGTAATTAACTTAGAAAATTTTCTCAATGACAAATGACTTTGGTTTTCCCCTCTGTGCCCTATTCTGAAAATTTGTAATAAACTCTTTAAACAGTTCTTAAAACAAACGGGGGACCCAACCTGGTACAATTAATTCACCAGATAAAGTGGCTGGTGAAAGTATCTGGTAgttttaatgaaacaattttgaaaatgatgcatttaaagtttttgtatAAGAGCTTTGACTACACACACCTGTTTAAGGGAAGTGTAAAATGGAGCCTAATATTTTGAGAGACATGTTCTTAAGTCCCTCAGACAAactgtaaaagttacataaataaCCCTTCATATAATGTATTGCAGCATTTAATATTCATATTGTGACTTTCTGTCTTGTAGAGGAGGAGATCAGTAACATGAGAAGTGAACTGGATAAGTATGGTATTCAGATGCCAGCTTTCAGTAAAATTGGAGGTATTCTGGCCAATGAGCTTTCTGTGGATGAAGCTGCTTGTGAGtcattgttgctttttaagaatttaatgACATATTAAATTATCTATACAACTAAgactaattattttaaacacacttCTGCTGCAGTACATGCTGCTGTGATTGCCATCAATGAGGCAGTCGAGAGAGACCAGGCATTGGTGACGATGGGAGCGCTACAAAATCCCAACGCAATGCTGAGGAACACGCAGGAAGTCCTGGCTCAAGGCTACCAGGATACACTGAAGCAGGATAAGGCTCGGAAGCGAGATCAGTCATCAGGAAGGGTGAGAAGACAAACCTTTTACCtgatttcattgttttgttttgtagcatTGTAGGTCTTGCTGTAAAAGATAGAAACTGTAGGTCTGTAACTTCTTGTTTAGAAATAGAAGTGCTTATCAGAAATGAGCCAAATTTGAATTAAACTCTAAAGTATATGAATCTGAACATTTAGGAGGAaacttgtaattatttttgtcttaccAGTAGAAGTAGAGTGTTTGTCCTGCTGTGTCAGCTCAATTTTTCTCCAACTTGGCCCTTGTAATGTTTACTGACTAGTTCTAAAAAGgttaatgtaaacatttttctcataagtCATGTCAGTTTATGCTTTTTGGAACCGTTAAATTGTAAAGCGAAtccatctgaaaatacaaaaatacaattacttCTTTCTTATTAGCATATTAGCAGCTGATATTATGTCTGCTTTCCATGGACTTGGTGCTAATAACCTTACTATAAGAATGTATACCTCTAGATATTTTGCTCTAAAGTCAAGTCACCaaaaaaaactagacaaaattcACTGTTTTAGGCCATataagtgattttttaaaatgaattatatgAGGGATCACATAATTAAACTGAAGTAGTTTTTCACTCCGCATCCTCTGCTAGCACATTCCAGTCTCTGCAGTGTCAGCTGTATTTACCAGACTTTAGACCTCCACTGTGCCTCCCGTCTCGCCTCCCACTCTCTTTACAAATACTGTACAAACAGGAACTTTGCATTTTCTTCACATGACTTCAGATGTGATATGTGAAATATGAAAGCCACTGCAACTCCATGTGAACTACAGTTTATggaacaaatgtaaaataaatgttaacctgtatatatttttattttctgtgttagCGATCTTCAGTTGCTACAGAAGAAAGAGATGTTTATGAGGAGCTGCTCACTCAGCAGGAAATCCAGACTTGCATTGATTGTGTCAACAGTAAGGATGTGCACACATGACATGCTTATGCTTCCCAAAGCATTTGTCTTTGCATGAAGTCATTATTCCCATGTATAAAATTGATCTACTTTTaagtgaaacacaaaaaaatttaattggatttttttttaattttatgtaatgTTGAATGAAAAGTCTGTTGTGCATAACTAAGTTTTGTCTCCAGCCCAGGCAGCAGTGCAGAACGTGAATGAAGCAGTGTTGCTCCAGGATGAAGCTGCTCTGCTGGCTGCTCTCAGACTTGAAGCCCTGTCCCTGCTGGGGGTCCAGGCTGCAAACAGTGGCTGGTATATGGAACATTTTACGGCTTACATCCAGCAAAAGTCAAAGGTACAATTATTTTTGAGTCATTTGctgaaattattacattttaaggcTTCAGAAGTCttctttgcatgatttttatttattttttattgcagtttttaaagaaactgcaataaaatgGTTGATGGAAGTTGTTCACTATGACCCTGAGTACAATCATTTGATTAAGTTAATGTTAAGAtctatggggaaaaaaacaacaccattTTATAAATTTCACTGAATAAATACCACTGATTTGCAGAAATAATTAACTATAGggtaaaagtgtgaaaaattcATagcataaagcatttttatatatagaagTATAGTATCAcagtgaaaacaataaaagggtTACTGGTACCCCTaacactttaaattaaacataactACTGCAGATTTTTTAGATTATgccttccttttttattttaatccaagTTTTTAGAAACCTTTAATTAGTAATCAATCACTTTGTCTGACTGGGGTATAAATACAACCATGAACAGAGATACATCATTTCTATCTGCTGCCTGCTAGGCTGGATGATGATCCATGTTTATTCTGCCATTGCATACAGTGGGAAGGATCATGGAGAGCTCTGCATTTGAAAGCTGTAGCAAAGAGAGGCATCATATCATCCCCAAGTCTCCATAGTAACCATTAGAAATTGTCTAcacatctttatatttttatcaagaaaaaaaatattctgttccTCTAGCACAAGTGTACATTTCTAAAGTTTGTTAAACTCTTGTGGGTCTGTGAGATTAACAGTTTGTCAGGTGACATGAAGATTAAAATGCCAGATGCAAGAGGGGGACAGACCTTCTCTTGCTGATTTAACAAATGCTGAATAATTGAATTGTCTTACTAATATGTTTGAACCACAGAATGGAGGGAGGTCAGTCGTCCTGGACCAAGAAGAGATTCACAGAATTATCAGCACCTGCAATGATTTTGCTGAGGCAGAAAAACGAAGTGAGTCCAGTTCACAACTTACCCACTTTATTTCCTGGTTATAAAACTTAAGATTTTCTCAATAATTGCTAAATACAGAAACTGATTGCTAGTAAGGTTTAGTCAAATTCCCATCAAtacttattttcctttttgtgtttctatGTGAGATTTAATGTTCACTCTACAAGAATAGGTCCAAGTcctattattaaaaatgtatctttctGCAACAACTTACTGAACAGAACTCGAGGCAGTTGCACGCATCAACACAGCCATTCGTCTGGGCAGTGCTGTGGAGAcggtggaggagctgctgaaccCTGAGGCGCAGCTGCCAATCGTCTACCAGAGTGCTGCTAACCTGTATCAGGCTGAACTGTTCAGTTTGCAGCTACAAGGAGGACGGGTGAGTTTGAGTTTAATACTGCAGCTCTGTGCACATGTAAGTGCTAAAACACCGTTGCATTTAAtagcttttctttcatttcaaaaagGCAGCGTTTTTCAGTGATGATCTGTCGTTTGTGTCTTAACAGTCTGGACTGAGTCATGAGGAGCTCAGCGTCGCTGTGGAGATGCTGTCGGCTGTCGCGGTTCTAAACGAGGTGCTGGACACCAAAGACCCGCAGGCCGTTATTGAACAGCTGACAGACTCTCCTCTGGGCTTCACAAATATAGAGCATGACAACCTCAACAGGTATGACAGATGGGAGTAAATTactgtaaagtttattttgtcagGAAGATTTCTCCGTGGGTGGTTTTTTGGAGATCAGTAGACGTTTGCCAACCCCTGGTTACAGTGGAAATGAGTGGATTTTAGAAGTGGAGggaattatccatccatccatccatcttcttgcacccttgtcccttagtggggttgggagggttgctggtgcccatctccagctaacgtttcgggcgagaggcggggtacaccctggacaggttgccagtctgtcgcagggcaacacagagacacacaggacaaacaaccatgcacacacacactcacacctaggggcaatttggagaggccaattaacctgacagtcatgtttttggactgtggtaggaaaccggagtacccggagaaaacccacacatgcacagggagaacatgcaaactccatgcagaaagaccccaggccgggaatcgaacccagaaccttcttgctgcaaggcaacagctctaccaactgtgccactgtgcagcctaggagggaattattttctgaaaattgttTTAGAACCTTTAGAAGGATCCAAATACAATTTATGATTCCTCTGTGGAATCTATTTTAAATTCCACATAACTCTTCTTCATAGGTACGCTGACATGCTAATTGAAGAGCGAGCTGAGACGCTTTCCAAGAGCCAAGAGTTTCTCACTTGGAATGATGTTCAGAAATGCATCGACATGGTTAACATTCAGGTCCAAGAGGAGCATGAACGTAAGAAATACTCATTTTTGGTTCTAgtcacaaaacagttttttccttttaataattAACCCGTGTAACCCTGtgttaacattgtttttaagcaTCCAGggatgtttaaaagaaaatagactttgatgggtttttttctcaaactttcaGGTATAATAGCTATTGCAGAGATTAATGAGGCCCTCAACTCGGGGGATCATCAGCAGACTCTTGCAGCTCTGCTTCTCCCTACAGCCAAGCTGACAGGAGTAAACCCGGCCACATCGAAGCACTACCATGATGTCCTTCATTATTCTAAACATCTTCTCTGCCAGGTAACATAACAACCACCttgatcaaaatattttagttatttggAAACTGGCTTTTGAGGCCTTGAAGTGCATATGAAAGATTTAGCTTGGTGCAGCTTaaatctgcaggtttttaaaacTTCATCCACATAACTTACTGCACGAAacacatgttgtgtttttattagctgtttcCAGAAAATCATCGCCAacagaaagctgaaaaacatCCGTCTGTGTGTATTTAATCTAGATAATGTTTTCAACTCAACCCCAGGTGTCCCCACTGGAATGAGTTACttaatttaatacttttttgtattattgAAATTCATTTAATATGGCTGTATTActggcaaaataaaactttacagatttttttgtcacaatgaTTGATATATTTGACAAAAGAGTGgttttcctcttctctcttctcTACAACACTCAAGGAAGCGGTCTTCTTTTTTCCATCCTGTTAGAGATAGAAATGTCCAGTGTCATGCTATAACTGCTGGCCTCCGTAGTATCCTATTACAAGAGATGAATTGTATCTCTGAGTCTCCTGTCAAGGAAAGGAGCATGCACAGGAAGGGATCCAGGCAACTGTGGAAACAGCAGAGACAAACTGCTAATCTATAGTATCCATACAGTGTGTCATCCCCACTGGAAAACAGGCGGATGTAGTGGGCAGCATGCAGAACACCACTGGGGAGAAAACACACCAGGAAGATGATAAAAACCAGAGTGCTCACTCTGGTGAACAATTTCCAGTCGCAGGAACTTTGCTCCAGGTGGTAAATCACGGCGACGTGGGTGTAAATACAAACCATGAACGGCAGTAAGAAGCCTAGAAAAACTAGGATCAGTTTGCACAGCACCAGCGGCGAATGGGAGGGTTCTTCTAGAGGAAGTACATCATGGCACGTCGTAATCTCCAGCCTTCTGATGTGGTAGCTCTGCTTGACCAGCAGCTCAGGCACGATAGCTGCTCCATACAGAAGCCACACGACCACACACATCCACACTGCCAGGCTGGTTTTAGCCATCCTTCTGTACAGAAATGGCTTGACCACGGCCAGATAGCGCTTCAAGCTGATGCACGCGATGGTCTGAGCCGAGCAGTAAACGTTTCCAAAAAATAAAGCCGTAATAAGCCGACAGGAGATTTCACCAAATATCCAGTTGTTTCCGCTTAGGTGGTAGTGAACTCGCAGAGCAAGAGACAGGATGAGCAGCAGGTCCGACAGGGCCAGGTTCAGGTACAGAACCACTGTGGATAAAGTCTTTGAAGTGAGTCTGACTCTGAGGAACGCCAGAATGTAGGTGTTGGATGGGATTCCCACGAGGATCGTTAGGATGTATGATGAAGGTATGATCCAAGTGCTGATGGCCCCAGTGGTGTATGCTACCACTGGGCCCTCGGGTTCCACATCCAGGTGAGGGACGATGGTGGAGCTGAAAAGGTCAAGCTGCTGGATTGTGTCGTTAGATTTATCGAAGAATCCCTTCAAACTCTTTGGTGGAGCAGTCTGTCTCCCTTTTCctatattgaaagaaaaaacatatcaaTAGTTTAATTAAGTCTTATGAAAGCAATCCTGAACTTGAAATTGTTGTTTTAGTCCTCATAATTCATGTCGTTTATGGTCTTGTTAAATCATAGATACCTTAAAGTTATGCACAACATCATTCCTACTCCCAGCAGCTTTCCTACAGAAACATATTTCTGTAGGAAATGCATCTCTCAGAAAACAGTAAacgtgtatatatatattttttataaatgtaattacTTACCTTTGACCTGACTGGTCAGAGCCACCATTAAACATAACAGGAGTCCCCTCAGAAGGTTAGCCATAACGCTATCAGACTGATTTCCCACGCTTTCCAAAGCTCTTGTTCTTGATGATGGTTCCCTTCAGCAGTTCTCCACTGGTGAAATTTGCTCTTCTACATCTCTGCAGCTCAAAAAGTTTAATCAATCGTTGTTTGTTCTCCAGTTCAGCTCTTCATTTGTCTGTGTGGCTTGCTTATCGGTGCGTGATGTTGTGAGCGCTTTTCCTGCTCTGGCCTGAAAATTGAATTCCCTTCTGCCTGCGTCAGGAACTTCCCTCTGACTCACAAAGGGTGTGGAGTGGCTTTGTGCCTGCCTATCAACAACTGTGAACAATAAGCAAATGACTAtttctttcagtatttttttaataaggtttgggttgtttttaaatttttcattttttgctgtttattattgtttctgGACTATAGAATAatataatcctttttttttgtttttctggaaagATTAAAAATTTTCCAATGGAAAGCAACACAATTGTGAACGGTGAATTTGGATACTTGCTGATCTCTCAGCTTTAGTCGCACTGTTGAGTTTGTTAAATTCAGACAAACAAACGGCAGCTGTTTGCTGTCTTGCGGTTTTATAACAGTTACTTCCTTTCTCAGGAATCTGTGGTCAAGGAGTAACCTTTGACTCAAACAGGGGTCTCTAAAATTAGCCTGAAAGGAAACGGCCTCTAAGCTGTGTAAACAAAGTTTGTACTGAGGGGATCAACAAGGAGTCATATTTTCTCGTTTTTGAGATCCCTCAGTTGATTATCATGTAGTTACTGTGATGCAGTAAAATATAATCTGCTTTGTGCATTAAAATGCCATACTGCAGATGCACTGATCAGAATTTTGTCACCGATTTCTGATCTCtagtttttgtaaacttttgacCTGCCAATACCAATTTTAGCAGATTGCTGTTTAAAAACGATCTAAAAActcatttatattattttaccaGCATACCAGTAGTGAGCTAAAAATTATGAAACTGAATAGCTTTCTAGTGGCCTGCTTAAAGTCTTGTACTCtattgctctctctctctttctgaaTAGACAGCAGAGATGTCTTGATATGtcagaaaatagtttaaatgGCTTCTGACATTTCCTCTGACTCGATTTTAAACACATAACCAATGCAGAATGAGGCTAAATCTGAGTCGTTTTTTCCCCAGTAACTGTGTCAAGATGTTGCTGTCAGTACAGCTAGTTTGTGGTCAGATGTTCTGATCACAGACTGAAAACAAGTTTGGATATTTCAGTTTCCAACCAGCTAATCACCAGTCAGAGAGAGTTGAGCTGGAAATTGTCCGATTTGCATTTCTAACCTgaacagaaaattaatttagagtttgaattttatttgacttaaaaccTTGTATATTTTTAACGAACTTGGTGCAGTTTGAAAACTGAAGTGACCTTTGAGCTTTTTCCTTATTGTAGAGCTCTGGAGATGAATCGGCAGTGCTCTGGTTGGACCAAATCCAAGAAGCTATCCTAACAGCCAATCAGGATGAAGAAGAAGCCCTCACCAGTATGCATCAGCGGTTTTGGGTCCCTCATGAACATCTAAACTAGTTAATTGTTAACTAGTTAATTTCTCTGTGTGCCAGTC is part of the Poecilia reticulata strain Guanapo linkage group LG9, Guppy_female_1.0+MT, whole genome shotgun sequence genome and encodes:
- the f2rl2 gene encoding proteinase-activated receptor 3 isoform X1, producing MANLLRGLLLCLMVALTSQVKGKGRQTAPPKSLKGFFDKSNDTIQQLDLFSSTIVPHLDVEPEGPVVAYTTGAISTWIIPSSYILTILVGIPSNTYILAFLRVRLTSKTLSTVVLYLNLALSDLLLILSLALRVHYHLSGNNWIFGEISCRLITALFFGNVYCSAQTIACISLKRYLAVVKPFLYRRMAKTSLAVWMCVVVWLLYGAAIVPELLVKQSYHIRRLEITTCHDVLPLEEPSHSPLVLCKLILVFLGFLLPFMVCIYTHVAVIYHLEQSSCDWKLFTRVSTLVFIIFLVCFLPSGVLHAAHYIRLFSSGDDTLYGYYRLAVCLCCFHSCLDPFLCMLLSLTGDSEIQFISCNRILRRPAVIA
- the f2rl2 gene encoding proteinase-activated receptor 3 isoform X2 yields the protein MANLLRGLLLCLMVALTSQVKGKGRQTAPPKSLKGFFDKSNDTIQQLDLFSSTIVPHLDVEPEGPVVAYTTGAISTWIIPSSYILTILVGIPSNTYILAFLRVRLTSKTLSTVVLYLNLALSDLLLILSLALRVHYHLSGNNWIFGEISCRLITALFFGNVYCSAQTIACISLKRYLAVVKPFLYRRMAKTSLAVWMCVVVWLLYGAAIVPELLVKQSYHIRRLEITTCHDVLPLEEPSHSPLVLCKLILVFLGFLLPFMWCSACCPLHPPVFQWG